A stretch of the Ctenopharyngodon idella isolate HZGC_01 chromosome 14, HZGC01, whole genome shotgun sequence genome encodes the following:
- the slc25a48 gene encoding solute carrier family 25 member 48 → MTVFHLDDFVAGWIGGASSVIVGHPLDTVKTRLQAGKGYKNTLHCVVTIYKKENVTGFFKGLSFPLASITLYNSLVFGFFSNTQRLISRYRYGDGRHPCSMLDLTVASMLTGLVSVGVGAPVDLVKIRLQMQTQPVLAENFNLAGNGSVPLRSMGIQSQFMYRGPLHCISTVLQNEGIQGLYRGAGAMILRDVPGYTLYFIPYTLFCNWLNPDGNGTPHPCCIWLAGGLAGSISWVTATPADVVKSRLQADAMQQRKYKGIVHCIMQSYKTEGIHVFFRGATVNAIRGFPMCATMFLGYELSLQFFRSF, encoded by the exons ATGACAGTCTTTCATTTGGATGATTTTGTAGCAGGATGGATTGGAG GAGCATCCAGTGTGATTGTAGGACATCCACTTGACACAGTCAAG ACTCGTTTACAAGCTGGCAAAGGATACAAGAATACTCTCCACTGTGTTGTAACAATCTACAAAAAGGAAAAT GTTACAGGCTTTTTCAAAGGACTGTCCTTTCCACTGGCTAGCATCACCCTCTATAACTCTCTGGTGTTCGGCTTCTTCAGCAACACACAACGCCTCATTAGTAGATATCGTTATGGTGATGGTAGACACCCTTGCAGCATGCTTGACTTGACTGTAGCGAGCATGTTGACCGGTCTGGTTTCGGTGGGGGTGGGCGCCCCTGTTGACCTTGTCAAAATTAGACTGCAGATGCAAACCCAACCTGTTCTTGCAG agAACTTTAACCTTGCTGGGAATGGGAGTGTCCCTCTTCGGTCAATGGGGATTCAGTCCCAGTTTATGTACAGAGGGCCACTGCACTGCATTAGTACTGTCCTGCAGAACGAGGGCATTCAAGGACTCTACCGTGGAGCGGGAGCCATGATATTGCGAGATGTACCTGGTTACACCCTGTACTTCATACCCTACACATTATTCTGTAACTGGCTGAATCCTGATGGCAATGGCACACCTCATCCCTGTTGCATATGGCTAGCAGGAGGTTTAGCAG GATCCATCTCATGGGTCACCGCCACACCTGCTGACGTGGTGAAAAGCAGGTTGCAAGCAGATGCAATGCAGCAGAGGAAATACAAGGGCATTGTGCATTGCATCATGCAAAGTTACAAGACAGAGGGAATACAT GTTTTCTTTCGTGGGGCGACTGTGAATGCTATCAGGGGATTTCCAATGTGTGCAACCATGTTTCTTGGTTATGAGCTTTCTCTTCAGTTTTTCCGCAGTTTCTAA